The following coding sequences lie in one Spinacia oleracea cultivar Varoflay chromosome 1, BTI_SOV_V1, whole genome shotgun sequence genomic window:
- the LOC110784484 gene encoding probable inactive purple acid phosphatase 16 isoform X1, whose product MGLLCNQRKKSSFFFLFFKPPQIFVLLGVLLSIHFHSTFGLKVLQLNKTKSSFKIAIFADLHFGENSWSNWGPKQDVNSVKSMSSILHHENPDFVVYLGDVVTANNIPIANASLYWDQATSPTRDRGIPWASVFGNHDDAHFVWPKEWFSKQGIPPLRCSPSNSTLIGDGNCSFMGTTRLDLMNYELGNGTLSFSQHGPKNLWPSVSNYVLQISSSENPESPVAFMYFLDSGGGSYPEVISSAQAQWLKGISNEINPDFRVPEIFFWHIPSKAYQKAAPWLFFVPQPCVGSINKERVCTQESEAGIMKVLQDRPSVQAVFVGHDHGNDWCCPYKKLWLCYARHTGYGGYGNWARGARILEIADQPFTLKSWIRMEDGFVHSHILLSSRPVSSSSIFLVLVLVLVLFFGIKSFYPASAHLISKAKAFISPTAL is encoded by the exons ATGGGTCTATTATGTaatcaaagaaaaaaatcatctttttttttcctgttcTTCAAACCCCCTcagatttttgttcttttaggaGTATTGTTGAGCATCCACTTTCACTCAACTTTTGGGTTGAAAGTTCTGCAATTAAACAAGACAAAGTCATCGTTTAAAATTGCAATTTTTGCAGACTTGCATTTTGGGGAGAATTCTTGGAGTAATTGGGGACCTAAGCAAGATGTCAACTCCGTCAAATCCATGTCCTCTATTCTTCATCACGAAAACCCAG ATTTCGTTGTGTACCTAGGAGATGTCGTCACAGCCAATAATATTCCTATAGCAAACGCAAGCCTGTACTGGGATCAAGCTACTTCACCCACCAGAGATCGAGGCATACCTTGGGCCAGTGTGTTTGGTAATCATGATGATGCCCATTTTGTGTGGCCTAAGGAATGGTTTTCCAAACAGGGGATTCCCCCGTTGCGTTGTTCTCCGTCTAATTCAACGCTCATTG GGGATGGAAATTGCAGCTTCATGGGCACAACACGATTGGATTTGATGAATTATGAACTTGGAAATGGCACACTTTCATTCTCTCAGCATGGACCCAAAAACCTTTGGCCAAGTGTATCTAACTACGTCCTGCAAATCTCATCATCAGAAAATCCAGAGTCGCCTGTGGCATTTATGTATTTTCTTGATTCGGGAGGAGGTTCCTATCCAGAAGTGATTTCAAGTGCCCAAGCACAGTGGCTTAAAGGCATATCTAACGAAATCAACCCCGATTTTAG GGTACCTGAAATTTTCTTTTGGCACATACCTAGTAAAGCATATCAGAAGGCTGCACCTTGGTTGTTTTTTGTTCCTCAGCCTTGTGTCGGGTCAATAAATAAGGAACGGGTATGTACTCAAGAATCTGAGGCGGGGATCATGAAAGTATTACAAGATCGGCCTTCAGTCCAG GCTGTGTTTGTAGGGCATGACCACGGCAATGACTGGTGCTGTCCTTACAAGAAACTATGGCTGTGCTATGCTAGACACACCGGTTATGGTGGTTACGGGAATTGGGCAAGAGGAGCTAGAATTCTGGAGATTGCTGATCAACCTTTCACTCTCAAGTCATGGATAAGGATGGAAGACGGGTTTGTACATAGTCATATCCTCTTGAGTTCTCGTCCTGTTTCTTCATCCTCTATTTTCCTGGTTTTGGTTCTGGTTTTGGTTCTGTTCTTCGGAATCAAGTCCTTTTACCCTGCATCTGCTCATCTGATTTCTAAAGCTAAAGCCTTTATATCACCAACTGCATTATAG
- the LOC110784484 gene encoding probable inactive purple acid phosphatase 16 isoform X2, producing MMHLSLKIGHFVVYLGDVVTANNIPIANASLYWDQATSPTRDRGIPWASVFGNHDDAHFVWPKEWFSKQGIPPLRCSPSNSTLIGDGNCSFMGTTRLDLMNYELGNGTLSFSQHGPKNLWPSVSNYVLQISSSENPESPVAFMYFLDSGGGSYPEVISSAQAQWLKGISNEINPDFRVPEIFFWHIPSKAYQKAAPWLFFVPQPCVGSINKERVCTQESEAGIMKVLQDRPSVQAVFVGHDHGNDWCCPYKKLWLCYARHTGYGGYGNWARGARILEIADQPFTLKSWIRMEDGFVHSHILLSSRPVSSSSIFLVLVLVLVLFFGIKSFYPASAHLISKAKAFISPTAL from the exons ATGATGCATTTGAGCTTAAAGATAGGCC ATTTCGTTGTGTACCTAGGAGATGTCGTCACAGCCAATAATATTCCTATAGCAAACGCAAGCCTGTACTGGGATCAAGCTACTTCACCCACCAGAGATCGAGGCATACCTTGGGCCAGTGTGTTTGGTAATCATGATGATGCCCATTTTGTGTGGCCTAAGGAATGGTTTTCCAAACAGGGGATTCCCCCGTTGCGTTGTTCTCCGTCTAATTCAACGCTCATTG GGGATGGAAATTGCAGCTTCATGGGCACAACACGATTGGATTTGATGAATTATGAACTTGGAAATGGCACACTTTCATTCTCTCAGCATGGACCCAAAAACCTTTGGCCAAGTGTATCTAACTACGTCCTGCAAATCTCATCATCAGAAAATCCAGAGTCGCCTGTGGCATTTATGTATTTTCTTGATTCGGGAGGAGGTTCCTATCCAGAAGTGATTTCAAGTGCCCAAGCACAGTGGCTTAAAGGCATATCTAACGAAATCAACCCCGATTTTAG GGTACCTGAAATTTTCTTTTGGCACATACCTAGTAAAGCATATCAGAAGGCTGCACCTTGGTTGTTTTTTGTTCCTCAGCCTTGTGTCGGGTCAATAAATAAGGAACGGGTATGTACTCAAGAATCTGAGGCGGGGATCATGAAAGTATTACAAGATCGGCCTTCAGTCCAG GCTGTGTTTGTAGGGCATGACCACGGCAATGACTGGTGCTGTCCTTACAAGAAACTATGGCTGTGCTATGCTAGACACACCGGTTATGGTGGTTACGGGAATTGGGCAAGAGGAGCTAGAATTCTGGAGATTGCTGATCAACCTTTCACTCTCAAGTCATGGATAAGGATGGAAGACGGGTTTGTACATAGTCATATCCTCTTGAGTTCTCGTCCTGTTTCTTCATCCTCTATTTTCCTGGTTTTGGTTCTGGTTTTGGTTCTGTTCTTCGGAATCAAGTCCTTTTACCCTGCATCTGCTCATCTGATTTCTAAAGCTAAAGCCTTTATATCACCAACTGCATTATAG
- the LOC130466197 gene encoding uncharacterized protein, which yields MEEVVVFYKFTKKVVSIIFILTLLQNMAGKAFGGDYCSTDGMFCYPNPGSRCCDGLACDEDKTLCYTLPPGVSDWCADVGHHCSLLAKTCCGGHKCSSVIRGICK from the exons ATGGAGGAAGTTGTGGTTTTTTACAAATTCACAAAGAAAGTAGTATCCATTATTTTCATCCTAACTCTGC TGCAAAACATGGCTGGTAAAGCCTTCGGCGGTGATTATTGTAGTACAGATGGAATGTTCTGCTATCCTAATCCCGGCTCACGCTGTTGTGATGGACTTGCATGCGACGAAGATAAAACTTTATGTTACACTT TACCCCCTGGGGTGTCCGACTGGTGCGCAGACGTCGGACACCATTGTAGTCTTCTTGCTAAAACGTGTTGCGGAGGACACAAATGTTCAAGCGTGATTAGAGGGATTTGTAAATAG
- the LOC110784441 gene encoding uncharacterized protein — MEEIFVFYKSTKKAVTIIFILTLLQNMAGKAFGDDICSTDGYWCHPNPQTRCCDGLVCDEAKNLCYTVPPGVSIWCADVGHHCSLLGKSCCAGHECTGVFKGICK; from the exons ATGGaggaaatttttgttttttacaaaTCCACAAAGAAAGCAGTAACCATTATTTTTATCCTAACTCTAC TGCAAAACATGGCTGGTAAAGCCTTCGGCGATGATATTTGTAGTACAGATGGATATTGGTGCCATCCTAATCCCCAGACACGCTGTTGTGATGGACTTGTATGCGACGAAGCTAAAAATTTATGTTACACTG TACCCCCTGGGGTGTCCATCTGGTGCGCAGACGTCGGACACCATTGTAGTCTTCTTGGTAAATCGTGTTGTGCAGGACACGAATGTACAGGCGTTTTTAAAGGCATTTGTAAATAG